Proteins from a genomic interval of Rosa chinensis cultivar Old Blush chromosome 2, RchiOBHm-V2, whole genome shotgun sequence:
- the LOC112187026 gene encoding glyoxylate/hydroxypyruvate/pyruvate reductase 2KGR, translating to MESIGVLMPIPMSPYLEQELEKRFNLLKLWTVPHKAQFIKDHATSIRAIIGNASAGADAELIDSLPKLEIVASFSVGIDKVDLKYCKEKGVRVTNTPDVLTDDVADIAIGLSLAVMRRLSESDRYVRSGLWKKGGYKLTTKFTGKIVGILGLGRIGKAVAKRAEAFSCPIAYFSRTEKPELKYKYYPTVVELASNCDVLVVACPLTEETRHIINREVIDALGPKGVLINIGRGHHVDEPELVSALLEGRLGGAGLDVYQNEPEVPEQLFGIENVVLLPHAGSDTTETCNAMADLVIRNLEAHFLNKPLLTPVV from the exons ATGGAGTCCATAGGTGTTCTCATGCCAATCCCAATGTCCCCCTACTTAGAACAAGAGCTCGAGAAGCGCTTCAACCTGTTGAAGCTCTGGACCGTCCCCCACAAGGCCCAGTTCATCAAGGACCACGCCACCTCCATCCGCGCCATCATCGGCAACGCCTCCGCCGGAGCCGACGCCGAGCTGATCGACTCTCTGCCCAAGTTGGAGATAGTCGCTAGCTTCAGCGTTGGAATCGACAAGGTCGATTTGAAGTATTGCAAGGAAAAGGGTGTGAGGGTCACTAACACCCCCGACGTTTTGACCGATGACGTGGCCGACATTGCTATTGGGTTGTCGCTAGCCGTGATGCGGCGGCTGTCCGAGAGTGACCGGTATGTCAGGAGTGGGCTGTGGAAGAAGGGTGGCTACAAATTGACCACAAAG TTCACTGGAAAAATAGTTGGTATCCTTGGTTTGGGAAGAATCGGCAAAGCAGTTGCCAAGAGAGCTGAGGCTTTTAGCTGCCCCATTGCCTACTTTTCCAGAACAGAAAAACCAGAACTGAAGTACAAGTATTATCCTACTGTTGTGGAATTGGCCTCTAACTGTGATGTTCTAGTTGTTGCATGCCCACTTACTGAAGAAACCCGCCACATTATCAATCGTGAAGTCATTGATGCTTTGGGGCCAAAGGGTGTTCTCATTAACATTGGGAGGGGTCATCATGTTGATGAGCCTGAGTTGGTATCTGCACTGCTAGAAGGTCGATTAGGTGGAGCTGGCCTTGATGTGTATCAGAATGAACCAGAAGTACCAGAGCAGCTGTTTGGGATTGAAAATGTGGTGCTCCTGCCTCATGCAGGAAGTGACACTACAGAAACTTGCAATGCAATGGCTGACCTTGTTATTAGGAATCTTGAGGCTCACTTCTTGAACAAACCATTGCTAACACCTGTGGTTTAA
- the LOC112186645 gene encoding uncharacterized protein LOC112186645 — MGEKVENYLYLQFKEHLRRVNLNKLEEQKESPEFELVADFLEEKLPYGMCVFLQDSNKLYMVGGERIRKNETAGRYWWQGLPVAANELDPSGLTCDVFVLDSSNGKISAAPGFPKPKGPKINAKALATIGDKVYVMSFRPYYYRGTLPSPAFECYDSAKQSWEELPVPPKYYHLRCASPTHGFHFVLGPKIYLCTRHGFFCYNVDQSPPKWEFIVDAKWHYDWDTSYETEVEMVDHKIEDSSLPLIPAWPYHSICFAEPGKGGLAVGYTAQGLVGYFFAPNGDLLYQEPLNQLNSNSKLPSPDNYFFGGKVCYVGENKFCLILSGEIDQTSWSLAIATFDVKWKADVHNGDGGGFYHDLPLCYHQFDNINSSFSNACKYENNESPRLYDYFNFQDAFVISSEPMSQRHHNHKRKRSMMGVGFQLV, encoded by the exons ATGGGGGAGAAGGTCGAAAACTATTTGTACTTGCAATTTAAGGAACATCTTAGAAGGGTGAATCTTAACAAGCTCGAGGAGCAAAAGGAATCTCCTGAGTTTGAACTAGTGGCAGATTTTCTGGAGGAGAAACTCCCCTATGGAATGTGTGTTTTTTTGCAAGATTCGAATAAATTGTACATGGTTGGAGGAGAAAGGATTCGGAAGAATGAAACAGCTGGAAGGTATTGGTGGCAAGGATTACCCGTTGCTGCAAACGAATTAGACCCCTCTGGCCTCACTTGTGATGTTTTTGTGTTAGATTCCTCCAACGGAAAAATCTCTGCTGCTCCTGGTTTTCCAAAACCAAAAGGACCAAAGATCAATGCCAAAGCTTTGGCCACCATCGGTGACAAGGTATACGTGATGAGTTTTCGGCCATATTACTATCGAGGTACGCTTCCATCTCCGGCCTTTGAGTGCTATGATTCTGCAAAACAGTCATGGGAGGAGCTGCCTGTGCCTCCAAAATACTATCATTTGCGTTGTGCTTCTCCTACTCATGGGTTTCATTTTGTGCTGGGCCCAAAGATTTATTTGTGCACTCGTCATGGGTTCTTTTGTTACAACGTGGATCAGTCCCCACCTAAATGGGAATTCATAGTAGATGCAAAGTGGCATTATGATTGGGACACCTCATATGAAACAGAAGTGGAAATGGTAGACCACAAGATTGAGGACTCCTCACTGCCTCTGATACCGGCTTGGCCCTACCATTCTATATGTTTTGCAGAACCAGGAAAAGGGGGCCTCGCCGTTGGCTATACTGCCCAAGGATTAGTGGGTTACTTCTTTGCGCCTAATGGCGACCTACTGTATCAAGAGCCACTTAATCAGTTGAACAGCAACTCTAAGCTTCCCTCCCCCGATAACTATTTCTTTGGTGGAAAAGTTTGCTATGTAGGTGAAAACAAATTCTGTCTCATTCTATCCGGagaaattgatcaaacttcATGGTCGTTGGCTATAGCAACTTTTGATGTGAAATGGAAAGCGGATGTTCACAATGGTGATGGAGGAGGCTTCTACCATGATCTTCCTCTGTGTTATCATCAGTTTGACAATATTAATTCGTCTTTTTCTAATGCTTGCAAATATGAGAACAACGAGTCTCCGAGGCTTTATGATTACTTCAATTTCCAGGATGCCTTCGTCAT ATCCTCCGAGCCTATGAGCCAGCGTCACCACAACCACAAGCGCAAGCGGAGTATGATGGGTGTAGGTTTTCAGTTGGTGTGA